One window of Gloeothece citriformis PCC 7424 genomic DNA carries:
- the hemL gene encoding glutamate-1-semialdehyde 2,1-aminomutase yields the protein MVSTSSFKTTKSEEIFTAAQKLMPGGVSSPVRAFKSVGGQPIVFDHVEGAYIWDVDNNQYIDYVGTWGPAICGHAHPDVISALHKALDKGTSFGAPCMQENILAEMVIDAVPSIEMVRFVNSGTEACMSVLRLMRAYTNREKIIKFEGCYHGHADMFLVKAGSGVATLGLPDSPGVPKTTTSNTLTAPYNDLEAVKALFENNKDEIAGLILEPVVGNAGFIPPDAGFLEGLRELTKEYGALLVFDEVMTGFRIAYGGAQEKFGVTPDLTTLGKVIGGGLPVGAYGGRKEIMSLVAPSGPMYQAGTLSGNPLAMTAGIKTLELLQKPGTYDYLDRITKKLINGLLTLAKEAGHEVYGGSISGMFGLFFTGEAVHNYEDAKKSDTAKFGRFHRGMLERGIYLAPSQFEAGFTSLAHSDEDVEKTLQAAKEVFATL from the coding sequence TTGGTTAGCACAAGTTCTTTTAAAACGACCAAATCTGAAGAAATCTTTACGGCGGCTCAAAAATTAATGCCGGGGGGAGTAAGTTCTCCGGTTCGGGCCTTTAAGTCTGTTGGGGGACAACCCATCGTTTTTGATCACGTCGAAGGGGCTTATATCTGGGATGTCGATAATAATCAGTATATTGATTATGTGGGCACTTGGGGCCCTGCTATTTGTGGTCATGCCCATCCTGACGTTATTTCTGCTCTCCACAAAGCTCTAGATAAGGGCACAAGTTTTGGCGCTCCCTGTATGCAGGAAAATATTCTCGCTGAAATGGTTATTGATGCTGTCCCTAGTATTGAGATGGTACGCTTTGTCAATTCTGGGACTGAAGCTTGTATGTCTGTGTTGCGCTTGATGCGTGCTTATACCAATAGGGAAAAGATTATTAAGTTTGAAGGCTGTTATCATGGCCATGCGGATATGTTTCTGGTTAAGGCCGGTTCTGGAGTCGCAACGTTAGGGTTGCCAGATTCTCCGGGTGTGCCCAAAACCACTACTAGCAATACTTTAACTGCTCCTTATAATGATTTAGAGGCGGTTAAAGCTCTTTTTGAAAACAATAAAGATGAGATTGCCGGGCTAATTTTAGAGCCGGTTGTGGGGAATGCCGGGTTTATTCCTCCGGATGCTGGTTTTCTGGAAGGGTTACGGGAATTAACCAAAGAATATGGCGCTTTATTGGTGTTTGATGAGGTGATGACTGGTTTCCGTATTGCTTACGGTGGGGCGCAAGAAAAGTTTGGGGTAACTCCAGATTTAACCACGTTAGGTAAGGTTATTGGTGGTGGGTTGCCGGTGGGTGCTTATGGAGGCCGCAAGGAGATTATGTCTCTAGTTGCTCCTTCTGGCCCGATGTATCAGGCGGGAACTTTATCCGGCAATCCTTTGGCCATGACGGCGGGAATTAAAACCCTGGAGTTATTGCAAAAACCGGGGACTTATGATTATCTCGATCGCATTACCAAAAAATTAATTAATGGGTTGCTAACCTTGGCCAAAGAAGCCGGTCATGAAGTCTATGGCGGCAGTATTAGTGGGATGTTTGGCTTATTTTTTACCGGGGAAGCGGTTCATAATTATGAGGATGCGAAGAAGTCTGATACCGCTAAATTTGGACGGTTTCATCGGGGAATGTTAGAGAGAGGAATTTATCTTGCTCCTTCTCAGTTTGAAGCCGGGTTTACGTCTTTAGCTCACTCCGATGAGGATGTTGAGAAGACTTTACAAGCGGCTAAAGAGGTGTTTGCTACTTTGTAA
- a CDS encoding NAD(P)H-dependent oxidoreductase, protein MNSSVISSDQLLQQLQWRYATKKFDNTKKIPLEIWKVLEQSLVLSPSSFGLQPWKFFILTDREIRQQLVEHSWKQNQVVDASHLVVLTIKKDINNDDVDRLVKRMAEVRQTSLESLEGYGNVVKGFLKEPPYPLNLNEWSTRQVYIALGQFMTSAAILGIDTCPIEGFNPPKYDEILGLTQQGYGSVVVCAAGYRAADDKYASIPKVRYPTEEVVQYL, encoded by the coding sequence ATGAATAGCTCTGTCATTTCCAGCGATCAACTCCTGCAACAACTCCAATGGCGCTATGCTACCAAAAAGTTTGATAATACTAAAAAGATTCCCTTAGAAATTTGGAAAGTATTAGAACAGAGCTTAGTGCTAAGTCCTTCATCTTTTGGACTCCAACCCTGGAAATTTTTTATCCTTACTGATCGAGAAATTCGTCAACAATTAGTCGAGCATTCTTGGAAACAAAATCAAGTCGTAGATGCCTCACATTTAGTCGTATTAACTATTAAAAAAGATATTAACAATGATGATGTTGATCGTTTAGTTAAAAGAATGGCAGAAGTCCGACAAACATCTTTAGAAAGTTTAGAGGGATATGGTAATGTAGTCAAAGGTTTTTTAAAAGAACCTCCCTATCCCCTTAATCTAAATGAATGGTCGACCAGACAAGTTTATATTGCCCTAGGACAATTTATGACCAGTGCAGCTATATTAGGAATTGATACTTGTCCGATTGAAGGATTTAATCCGCCTAAATATGACGAAATTTTAGGATTAACACAACAAGGTTATGGTTCAGTTGTCGTTTGTGCGGCAGGTTATCGTGCTGCTGATGATAAATATGCTAGTATTCCGAAAGTTCGTTATCCCACTGAAGAAGTTGTGCAATATTTATAA
- the fumC gene encoding class II fumarate hydratase: protein MDNKFRIETDSLGEVQVPADKLWGAQTQRSLEYFNIGDDFMPPEMITAYVILKKASAIVNHRGGRLGDEQKELICQVCDEILAGQHQDQFPLKVWMTGSGTQFNMNINEVISNRCCQLAETPIGSKKPVHPNDHVNCAMSTNDSFPAAMCIAAAQGVKERLIPSIQQLRDSLNIKAKAWADIIKIGRTHMQDATPLTLGQEFSGYVGLLEDNLDRLEKCLDGVYQLALGGTAVGTGINAAPGFDREVAQEIAQLSGLPFVTAPNKFTVQGSHDALVMLSGALKTLATSLYKMANDIRLLSCGPRCGFNELHIPENEPGSSIMPGKVNPTQCEALAMLAVQVMANDMAVTFGGGGGYLEMNVYKPLMIFNILKSIRLMEDGCHNFRKFLVEGTQPNTKQIEYFLQRSLMLVTALSPVIGYDKASYVAHYALEKDLTLKQAALELNYISEEEYDRIVDPAKMVHPYVAEN, encoded by the coding sequence ATGGATAATAAGTTTCGCATTGAAACTGATAGTCTGGGAGAAGTGCAAGTTCCGGCTGATAAACTTTGGGGAGCGCAAACCCAGAGATCTCTAGAATACTTTAACATCGGTGATGATTTCATGCCCCCAGAAATGATTACCGCTTATGTCATCCTCAAAAAAGCATCGGCGATCGTTAATCATCGAGGCGGACGTTTAGGAGACGAGCAAAAAGAGTTAATTTGTCAAGTCTGTGATGAAATCTTAGCCGGGCAACATCAAGATCAATTCCCCCTTAAAGTTTGGATGACGGGTAGTGGAACACAGTTTAACATGAATATCAACGAAGTGATCTCAAACCGATGTTGTCAACTGGCCGAAACACCCATCGGCAGTAAAAAACCCGTACATCCTAACGATCATGTTAACTGCGCCATGTCAACCAATGACTCTTTTCCGGCTGCGATGTGTATTGCTGCGGCACAGGGGGTAAAAGAGCGTCTTATCCCCAGTATCCAACAGTTACGAGATAGCCTCAATATTAAAGCTAAAGCTTGGGCAGATATTATTAAAATTGGGCGTACCCATATGCAGGATGCCACCCCTTTAACTTTGGGGCAAGAGTTTTCCGGTTATGTGGGATTATTAGAGGATAACCTCGATCGCCTGGAAAAATGTTTAGACGGGGTGTATCAATTGGCATTAGGGGGAACAGCAGTAGGAACAGGTATTAATGCTGCTCCGGGGTTTGATAGAGAAGTTGCTCAAGAAATAGCCCAATTAAGCGGACTTCCCTTCGTTACTGCTCCTAATAAGTTTACCGTTCAAGGGTCTCATGATGCCCTAGTTATGCTCAGTGGTGCATTAAAAACCCTAGCAACCTCTTTGTATAAAATGGCTAATGATATCCGCTTATTGAGTTGTGGCCCTCGGTGTGGGTTTAATGAACTTCATATCCCAGAAAATGAGCCAGGATCTTCTATTATGCCGGGTAAAGTTAATCCTACCCAATGTGAAGCCTTAGCGATGCTTGCTGTGCAAGTCATGGCCAATGATATGGCCGTAACTTTTGGCGGTGGGGGTGGATATTTAGAGATGAATGTCTATAAACCCTTGATGATTTTTAATATCCTTAAATCTATCCGTTTAATGGAAGATGGCTGTCATAATTTCCGCAAATTCTTAGTAGAAGGAACTCAACCCAATACTAAACAAATTGAGTATTTCTTACAGCGATCGCTGATGTTAGTGACGGCTTTAAGTCCGGTTATTGGCTATGATAAAGCCTCCTATGTAGCTCACTATGCCCTAGAAAAAGATTTAACCTTAAAACAAGCCGCTTTGGAGTTAAATTATATTAGTGAGGAAGAATACGATCGGATAGTCGATCCAGCTAAAATGGTACATCCTTATGTAGCAGAAAATTAG
- a CDS encoding DMT family transporter — protein sequence MTKNLVLPQPSFWKNPKWIAVMSLCLAVLCISIAAIFIKFCEQEISPCATAFNRFWVTTLILGLWNGLNGERTEELSEIGFESSISGVVFWQLVLVGLFLGIDLLLWSWSLTQTSVANATLLANLTPIFTSVGMWAIWGKRFDRKFILGMSVALLGALGLGVSDLSVDPSKLGGDLAAILAALSFAGYLFVLEKLQHRLNALTITKWSSAIASLALLPVLLFNHEAILPTSWQGWIAVLGLALICQILGQVCLVQSLNGLSCGFVAIFLLLEPILAAFGAWIVFSETLTLLNWLAFAVVLLGIYIALCSQSSVKDSPVEGGFNNG from the coding sequence ATGACCAAAAATTTAGTATTGCCTCAACCGAGTTTTTGGAAAAATCCAAAATGGATCGCTGTAATGTCTTTATGTCTAGCGGTACTGTGTATTTCAATCGCTGCTATTTTTATCAAATTTTGTGAACAAGAAATCAGTCCTTGTGCAACAGCATTTAATCGTTTTTGGGTAACAACTCTTATCCTGGGATTATGGAATGGACTCAATGGAGAACGCACGGAGGAACTTTCTGAGATAGGGTTTGAATCTTCAATTTCTGGTGTAGTTTTCTGGCAATTAGTTTTAGTGGGTCTTTTTCTGGGGATAGATTTATTATTGTGGTCTTGGTCATTGACTCAGACTAGCGTTGCTAATGCTACCCTATTAGCTAATTTAACTCCCATCTTTACCAGTGTAGGAATGTGGGCAATTTGGGGTAAACGGTTTGACCGTAAATTTATCCTCGGAATGAGTGTAGCTCTTTTGGGGGCTTTAGGGTTGGGAGTGAGCGATCTTAGTGTTGATCCGAGTAAGTTAGGCGGTGATCTGGCGGCTATTTTGGCGGCCTTGTCGTTTGCCGGTTATCTATTTGTTTTAGAAAAACTCCAACATCGTTTAAATGCTTTAACCATTACTAAATGGAGTTCTGCGATCGCTAGTCTGGCCTTACTTCCTGTTCTCCTTTTTAATCATGAGGCTATTTTGCCTACTTCTTGGCAAGGATGGATAGCTGTTCTAGGTTTGGCTTTAATCTGTCAAATTTTAGGACAAGTTTGTTTAGTGCAAAGCTTAAATGGACTCTCTTGCGGTTTTGTGGCTATCTTTCTCCTACTTGAGCCAATTTTAGCGGCTTTTGGAGCTTGGATCGTATTTTCAGAAACTCTAACCCTGTTAAATTGGTTAGCTTTTGCTGTAGTTTTGTTAGGAATTTATATTGCTCTGTGTAGTCAGTCATCTGTGAAAGATTCGCCAGTTGAAGGAGGGTTCAATAATGGATAA
- a CDS encoding pentapeptide repeat-containing protein, whose translation MKRLLLATLAIITPIVFTDPVKAENPAQVRQLLETNQCMGCDLSGANLNAAHLIGADLRNANLEGANLIEANLEGADLTGANLEGANLTGAMVTNATMVEANLTDVNFTSAMIYDADVTGAIMEDLNLQNAQIYNTGISVGGEAE comes from the coding sequence ATGAAACGTTTATTATTAGCGACCTTAGCTATTATAACCCCTATAGTGTTTACTGATCCAGTTAAAGCCGAAAATCCAGCCCAAGTTCGCCAATTATTGGAAACTAATCAATGTATGGGCTGTGATCTCAGTGGAGCTAATCTAAATGCAGCACATTTGATCGGGGCTGATTTACGTAATGCTAATCTAGAAGGGGCTAATCTGATTGAAGCTAATTTAGAAGGGGCTGATTTAACAGGAGCTAATCTAGAAGGCGCTAATTTAACGGGGGCAATGGTAACGAATGCTACGATGGTCGAGGCTAACCTCACTGACGTTAACTTTACTAGCGCCATGATTTACGATGCAGATGTCACGGGTGCTATTATGGAAGATTTAAATTTACAAAATGCTCAGATTTATAATACAGGAATTAGTGTCGGTGGTGAAGCTGAGTAA